In Ischnura elegans chromosome 9, ioIscEleg1.1, whole genome shotgun sequence, the following proteins share a genomic window:
- the LOC124166002 gene encoding kinesin-like protein KIF15 yields MMGLHLPVLLLGILAGTQGAPYHQGFDHYDQLAALGDETEQFQQNQEHEDILGNLQQQYQSEDLQQFQQNPFLEEHLPAHLEDFSQHAQRLEQNHANDDYVQQPQALNIERFPEPHGQLREAIPEEDYSQHAQRYEQNHQNDDYVQQPQTLNIERFPEPHGQLREAIPDEDDTQQFQPIEFNQYQQGPIPELPQSGRLEIGHDDVQEPQGHETNLREFEQQSQSEDLSQYTQQQDQVGRLMDELNQVQDHDRFIDDTQQQSQVEDLTQFQQGKITDEHQSGRLEDLSHDVDVVQQTQEKQIADIADYPEEIGQIRVHEDDAQQTRDHDSFIDDSHQQSQVEDLSQFQQGRITSEQQSGRLEDLAHDADMLQQTQEKQIGDLSEYPEQIGQIRVHEDDTQQTQDHDSFIDDSHQQSQVEDLSQFQQGRIEQQIGRLEDLGEHADTQQQNEEKLIEELNHEDGQQRQDVYAENYADLHGGMQQETQNEDLSAFSMGQFRVEPNVKPLEVSQLRHEQNELSFNVPDFAAKVESEDVGRSSHDNEDEYPTTVHEEIHQQAPVHPLHSELDNLDNEKHFPSKPGFWKRLGSKIESVYDKVGAKIESAYEKAKEKGRHAIHRIQENLG; encoded by the coding sequence ATGATGGGCCTGCATCTGCCAGTGCTTCTTTTGGGGATACTGGCTGGGACACAAGGTGCACCGTACCACCAAGGGTTTGACCATTACGACCAGCTAGCAGCCTTGGGCGACGAGACCGAGCAATTCCAACAAAATCAAGAGCATGAGGATATTCTTGGTAATTTACAGCAGCAATATCAATCAGAAGATCTACAGCAATTCCAGCAAAACCCTTTCCTTGAGGAGCACTTGCCAGCCCACTTAGAAGACTTCAGTCAGCATGCACAAAGACTTGAACAGAACCATGCGAATGATGACTATGTGCAACAACCACAAGCTTTGAATATAGAACGGTTTCCAGAACCCCACGGGCAACTGAGAGAAGCCATTCCTGAAGAAGACTACAGTCAGCATGCACAAAGATACGAACAAAACCACCAAAATGATGACTATGTACAACAACCGCAAACTTTGAATATAGAACGGTTCCCAGAACCCCATGGGCAACTGAGAGAAGCCATTCCTGACGAGGACGACACTCAGCAATTTCAGCCAATAGAGTTTAATCAATATCAGCAAGGACCAATTCCTGAACTTCCCCAATCTGGCCGCCTTGAAATCGGACATGATGATGTTCAAGAACCTCAAGGTCATGAAACAAACCTAAGGGAGTTTGAGCAGCAATCGCAATCCGAAGATCTCTCCCAATACACTCAGCAACAGGACCAGGTAGGAAGGCTAATGGATGAATTGAATCAGGTTCAAGACCATGACAGGTTTATCGATGACACCCAACAGCAATCTCAAGTCGAAGACTTGACACAGTTTCAGCAAGGTAAAATTACCGATGAACACCAGTCAGGACGGCTTGAAGATTTAAGTCATGATGTTGACGTGGTACAGCAGACTCAGGAAAAACAAATAGCAGATATTGCAGATTACCCTGAAGAGATAGGCCAAATTCGTGTCCATGAAGACGATGCCCAACAGACAAGAGATCATGACAGTTTCATCGATGACTCCCACCAGCAATCTCAGGTGGAGGACTTGAGCCAATTTCAGCAGGGAAGAATAACGAGTGAACAGCAGTCGGGTCGTCTCGAAGATTTGGCGCATGATGCCGATATGCTACAGCAGActcaagaaaaacaaataggagaTCTGTCAGAATATCCGGAACAGATAGGCCAAATTCGTGTCCACGAAGATGATACCCAACAGACTCAAGATCATGACAGTTTCATTGACGATTCTCACCAACAATCTCAGGTAGAGGATTTGAGCCAATTTCAGCAAGGAAGAATCGAACAGCAGATAGGCAGACTGGAGGATTTGGGAGAACATGCTGACACCCAACAGCAGAATGAGGAAAAACTAATTGAAGAATTGAACCATGAAGATGGACAACAAAGGCAAGACGTGTACGCAGAGAACTATGCTGACCTTCATGGAGGAATGCAACAAGAGACGCAAAATGAAGACCTCAGTGCCTTTTCAATGGGTCAATTCCGTGTCGAACCAAATGTGAAACCTCTTGAGGTATCCCAACTACGGCATGAGCAAAATGAATTGAGCTTTAACGTACCCGATTTTGCAGCTAAAGTTGAATCTGAGGATGTTGGAAGGTCTTCCCATGACAATGAGGATGAATATCCCACAACCGTtcatgaagaaattcaccaaCAAGCACCTGTTCATCCCTTGCATAGTGAACTGGATAACTTAGATAATGAAAAGCATTTTCCATCAAAACCAGGCTTTTGGAAGAGACTGGGTTCCAAAATAGAGTCAGTATACGATAAGGTGGGTGCTAAAATAGAATCAGCATATGAAAAAGCCAAAGAAAAAGGCAGGCATGCAATTCACAGAATTCAGGAAAATTTGGGATAA